A window of the Halichoerus grypus chromosome 2, mHalGry1.hap1.1, whole genome shotgun sequence genome harbors these coding sequences:
- the ZMAT2 gene encoding zinc finger matrin-type protein 2, giving the protein MASGSGTKNLDFRRKWDKDEYEKLAEKRLTEEREKKDGKPVQPVKRELLRHRDYKVDLESKLGKTIVITKTTPQSEMGGYYCNVCDCVVKDSINFLDHINGKKHQRNLGMSMRVERSTLDQVKKRFEVNKKKMEEKQKDYDFEERMKELREEEEKAKAYKKEKQKEKKRRAEEDLTFEEDDEMAAVMGFSGFGSTKKSY; this is encoded by the exons ATGGCGTCGGGCAGCGGG ACAAAAAACTTGGACTTTCGCCGAAAGTGGGACAAAGATGAGTATGAGAAGCTCGCCGAGAAGAGGCTTacggaagagagagaaaagaaggatg gaaaacCAGTGCAGCCAGTCAAACGGGAGCTTCTCCGGCATAGAGACTATAAGGTGGACCTGGAATCCAAGCTTGGGAAGACAATTGTCATTACCAAGACCACGCCACAATCTGAGATGGGAGG GTATTATTGCAATGTCTGTGACTGTGTGGTGAAGGACTCTATCAACTTCCTGGATCACATTAATGGAAAGAAAC ATCAGCGAAATCTGGGCATGTCTATGCGTGTGGAGCGTTCCACCTTGGATCAGGTGAAGAAACGTTTTGAAGTCAACAAGAAGAAgatggaagagaaacagaaagattaTGATTttgaggaaagaatgaaagagctCAGAGAAGAG GAGGAAAAGGCCAAAGCctacaagaaagagaaacagaaggagaagaaaaggagggcTGAGGAGGACTTGACATTTGAGGAGGATGATGAGATGGCAGCTGTGATGGGCTTCTCTGGCTTTGGTTCCACCAAGAAGAGTTACTGA
- the HARS2 gene encoding histidine--tRNA ligase, mitochondrial isoform X1, with protein MPPFGLLHVRAWVSVFSQLLRPSGLVCIREVHFHSQVSEAVLTSQLKPHQEKSNFIIKTPKGTRDLSPQQMVVREKILDMVVGCFKRHGAKRLDTPAFELKEMLTEKYGEDSGLIYDLKDQGGELLSLRYDLTVPFARYLAMNKVKKMKRYQVGKVWRRESPTIVQGRYREFCQCDFDIAGQFDPMIPDAECLKIMCEILSGLQLGDFLIKVNDRRILDGLLAVCGVPESKFHAICSSIDKLDKISWNDVRHEMVAKKGLAPEVADRIGDYVQCHGGVSLVEEMFQDSRLSQNKQALEGLGDLKLLFEYLTLFGIAEKISFDLSLARGLDYYTGVIYEAVLLQTPAQAEESFNVGSVAAGGRYDGLVGMFDPKGHKVPCVGLSIGVERIFAIVEQRLKTSGQKIRTTETQVFVATPQKNFLHERLKLISELWDAGIKAELLYKNNPKLLTQLHYCEHMGIPLVVIIGEQELKEGVIKLRSVASREEVAIKRENLVAEIQKTLSES; from the exons ATGCCCCCGTTCGGACTCCTGCACGTGAGGGCCTGGGTTTCAGTGTTCAGCCAGCTCCTGCGGCCGTCCGGTCTTGTGTGCATCAGGGAGGTCCATTTTCATAGCCAG GTTTCAGAGGCAGTGTTAACATCCCAACTGAAACCACATCAagagaaatcaaattttattatcAAGACACCAAAG GGCACCAGAGATCTTAGTCCCCAGCAGATGGTTGTGAGGGAGAAAATTCTTGATATGGTTGTTGGCTGCTTTAAACGTCATGGAGCAAAGAGATTAGATACTCCAGCATTTGAGCTTAAg GAAATGCTCACTGAGAAGTATGGAGAGGACTCTGGGCTAATCTATGATCTGAAGGATCAAGGTGGAGAGCTATTGTCCCTGCGCTATGACCTTACT GTCCCTTTTGCTCGTTATCTGGCCATGAATAAAGTGAAGAAGATGAAACGCTACCAAGTTGGAAAGGTGTGGCGGCGAGAGAGCCCAACCATAGTCCAAGGCCGCTACAGGGAGTTCTGCCAGTGT GATTTTGACATTGCTGGTCAGTTTGACCCTATGATCCCTGATGCAGAGTGTTTGAAGATCATGTGTGAAATCCTAAGTGGGTTGCAGCTGGGGGACTTTCTCATTAAG GTCAATGATCGGCGGATTTTGGATGGGTTGTTGGCTGTCTGTGGTGTTCCTGAAAGCAAGTTCCATGCCATCTGCTCCTCAATAGACAAACTAGACAAG ATATCTTGGAATGATGTGAGACATGAGATGGTGGCAAAGAAAGGCCTGGCTCCTGAAGTGGCTGATAGAATTGGTGACTATGTCCAATGTCATG GTGGGGTGTCCTTGGTAGAGGAAATGTTCCAGGATTCTAGACTATCCCAGAACAAGCAGGCCCTAGAGGGCTTGGGGGACTTGAAGCTGCTATTTGAATACCTGACTTTATTTGGAATTGCTGAGAAG ATCTCTTTTGACCTAAGCCTAGCTCGGGGACTGGACTACTATACTGGAGTGATCTATGAAGCGGTGCTACTACAGACCCCAGCTCAGGCAGAGGAGTCCTTCAATGTGGGCAGTGTGGCTGCTGGTGGACGCTATGATGGGTTGGTGGGCATGTTTGACCCCAAGGGCCACAAGGTGCCGTGTGTGGGGCTCAGTATTGGGGTGGAGCGAATCTTCGCCATTGTGGAACAGAGGTTGAAG ACTTCTGGTCAGAAGATACGGACCACAGAGACCCAAGTGTTTGTGGCCACACCACAGAAGAACTTTCTTCATGAACGGTTGAAGCTAATTTCAGAGCTTTGGGATGCTGGGATCAAG GCAGAGCTGCTATATAAGAACAACCCTAAACTACTAACTCAACTGCACTACTGTGAGCACATGGGCATTCCACTGGTGGTCATTATTGGTGAGCAAGAACTGAAAGAAGGGGTAATCAAGCTTCGTTCAGTGGCCAGCAgggaggag GTGGCCATTAAACGAGAAAATCTTGTGGCTGAAATTCAGAAGACACTATCTGAGTCTTGA
- the HARS2 gene encoding histidine--tRNA ligase, mitochondrial isoform X2 yields MPPFGLLHVRAWVSVFSQLLRPSGLVCIREVHFHSQVSEAVLTSQLKPHQEKSNFIIKTPKGTRDLSPQQMVVREKILDMVVGCFKRHGAKRLDTPAFELKEMLTEKYGEDSGLIYDLKDQGGELLSLRYDLTVPFARYLAMNKVKKMKRYQVGKVWRRESPTIVQGRYREFCQCDFDIAGQFDPMIPDAECLKIMCEILSGLQLGDFLIKVNDRRILDGLLAVCGVPESKFHAICSSIDKLDKISWNDVRHEMVAKKGLAPEVADRIGDYVQCHGGVSLVEEMFQDSRLSQNKQALEGLGDLKLLFEYLTLFGIAEKISFDLSLARGLDYYTGVIYEAVLLQTPAQAEESFNTSGQKIRTTETQVFVATPQKNFLHERLKLISELWDAGIKAELLYKNNPKLLTQLHYCEHMGIPLVVIIGEQELKEGVIKLRSVASREEVAIKRENLVAEIQKTLSES; encoded by the exons ATGCCCCCGTTCGGACTCCTGCACGTGAGGGCCTGGGTTTCAGTGTTCAGCCAGCTCCTGCGGCCGTCCGGTCTTGTGTGCATCAGGGAGGTCCATTTTCATAGCCAG GTTTCAGAGGCAGTGTTAACATCCCAACTGAAACCACATCAagagaaatcaaattttattatcAAGACACCAAAG GGCACCAGAGATCTTAGTCCCCAGCAGATGGTTGTGAGGGAGAAAATTCTTGATATGGTTGTTGGCTGCTTTAAACGTCATGGAGCAAAGAGATTAGATACTCCAGCATTTGAGCTTAAg GAAATGCTCACTGAGAAGTATGGAGAGGACTCTGGGCTAATCTATGATCTGAAGGATCAAGGTGGAGAGCTATTGTCCCTGCGCTATGACCTTACT GTCCCTTTTGCTCGTTATCTGGCCATGAATAAAGTGAAGAAGATGAAACGCTACCAAGTTGGAAAGGTGTGGCGGCGAGAGAGCCCAACCATAGTCCAAGGCCGCTACAGGGAGTTCTGCCAGTGT GATTTTGACATTGCTGGTCAGTTTGACCCTATGATCCCTGATGCAGAGTGTTTGAAGATCATGTGTGAAATCCTAAGTGGGTTGCAGCTGGGGGACTTTCTCATTAAG GTCAATGATCGGCGGATTTTGGATGGGTTGTTGGCTGTCTGTGGTGTTCCTGAAAGCAAGTTCCATGCCATCTGCTCCTCAATAGACAAACTAGACAAG ATATCTTGGAATGATGTGAGACATGAGATGGTGGCAAAGAAAGGCCTGGCTCCTGAAGTGGCTGATAGAATTGGTGACTATGTCCAATGTCATG GTGGGGTGTCCTTGGTAGAGGAAATGTTCCAGGATTCTAGACTATCCCAGAACAAGCAGGCCCTAGAGGGCTTGGGGGACTTGAAGCTGCTATTTGAATACCTGACTTTATTTGGAATTGCTGAGAAG ATCTCTTTTGACCTAAGCCTAGCTCGGGGACTGGACTACTATACTGGAGTGATCTATGAAGCGGTGCTACTACAGACCCCAGCTCAGGCAGAGGAGTCCTTCAAT ACTTCTGGTCAGAAGATACGGACCACAGAGACCCAAGTGTTTGTGGCCACACCACAGAAGAACTTTCTTCATGAACGGTTGAAGCTAATTTCAGAGCTTTGGGATGCTGGGATCAAG GCAGAGCTGCTATATAAGAACAACCCTAAACTACTAACTCAACTGCACTACTGTGAGCACATGGGCATTCCACTGGTGGTCATTATTGGTGAGCAAGAACTGAAAGAAGGGGTAATCAAGCTTCGTTCAGTGGCCAGCAgggaggag GTGGCCATTAAACGAGAAAATCTTGTGGCTGAAATTCAGAAGACACTATCTGAGTCTTGA